A part of Neodiprion pinetum isolate iyNeoPine1 chromosome 4, iyNeoPine1.2, whole genome shotgun sequence genomic DNA contains:
- the LOC124217662 gene encoding uncharacterized protein isoform X1, which yields MWNYTCCVVNCKNNGKTSDCIFYKFPTASHKIVQGQKWIAAVKRKKKNQMILRVQATRQLYSLQFIMQSKYNRLMNRRKTLHKRNIGVNCDTGNQVNNDPNNVVNNSGREPMDISSAEVILKSDQECLVDFVSSAGIEQTKAFTCNRYIYMTNYCDAEVQTEIPEIATLKTIVNRKKMKDEEVQCGTSLTDRVDKSVGFNEAVVEQNRKQRSFCGFPSIKTDEDLLDIAGVNFQNFNFLLSKTENPSERSTITREQRLLIFLVKIKTGLTFSAIAIFFGLHRSTISKIFFSTLQYLNSSTANLVFWPSRAAVQKTMPECFKPQYSNTRVIIDCTEFKIDVPSSVDDRIYCYFHYKKGFTAKVLIGIIPSGFICFKSKVAGGRKGDSQLTIESNLVDSLEDGDVVLADKGFPEIRSIIDASGKRVLLIMPPFLEKKSEFLKEETDLTYNIARVRIHVERIMQRLKTYQILYKIPEHLFFCIDNIIHVICGLVNLQPPIFSNKTKTIK from the exons ATGTGGAATTACACTTGTTGTGTTGTTAACTGCAAAAATAACGGTAAAACTAGtgattgtatattttacaaGTTTCCAACTGCATCACATAAAATAGTTCAAGGGCAAAAATGGATTGCTgctgtgaaaagaaaaaa AAAAAATCAGATGATCCTGCGAGTCCAAGCTACGCGCCAACTCTATTCCCTCCAGTTTATCATGCAAAGCAA GTACAATCGACTCATGAACCGAAGAAAGACTCTTCACAAGCGTAACATCGGAGTGAATTGTGATACTGGAAATCAAGTTAATAACGACCCCAACAATGTTGTCAATAATAGTGGACGTGAACCTATGGATATAAGCAGTGccgaagtaattttaaaaagtgatCAAGAGTGTCTAGTAGATTTTGTAAGTTCTGCTGGTATCGAACAAACAAAAGCTTTCACTTGTAACAGATATATTTACATGACTAACTACTGCGATGCTGAAGTTCAAACTGAAATACCGGAAATTGCCACTCTCAAAACTATTgtgaataggaaaaaaatgaaagatgaaGAGGTACAATGCGGTACATCGTTAACAGATAGAGTAGATAAGTCGGTTGGTTTTAACGAGGCTGTAGTTGAACAAAATAGGAAACAGCGTAGTTTCTGTGGTTTTCCATCTATTAAGACCGATGAAGATTTATTAGATATTGCTGGAGTGAACTTCCagaactttaattttttattatctaaaACTGAAAACCCATCGGAAAGATCTACAATAACAAGAGAACAGaggcttttaatttttttagtgaaaataaaaactggaCTGACATTTTCAGCCATAGCAATTTTCTTTGGTTTACATCGGTCAACTATCTCCAAGatattcttttcaactttacaatatttgaattcgTCAACTGCAAATTTAGTGTTTTGGCCAAGTAGAGCTGCCGTACAGAAAACTATGCCGGAATGTTTTAAACCTCAGTACTCTAATACTCGGGTTATCATAGACTGCACTGAATTCAAGATAGATGTTCCGTCAAGTGTTGACGACCGTATTTACTGTTACTTTCATTATAAGAAAGGTTTTACAGCAAAAGTACTGATTGGAATCATACCATCTGGGTTCATCTGTTTCAAATCGAAAGTTGCTGGCGGTAGAAAAGGTGATTCCCAATTAACTATTGAATCGAATTTGGTAGATTCATTGGAAGATGGTGATGTGGTTTTAGCAGATAAAGGTTTTCCTGAAATCAGATCTATCATTGATGCAAGTGGTAAACGAGTATTACTTATTATGCCaccatttttggaaaaaaaatcagaatttctGAAAGAAGAAACAGATCTGACTTACAACATCGCAAGAGTTCGAATTCATGTAGAAAGAATTATGCAACGACTTAAAAcatatcaaattttgtataaaattccagAACATTTGTTCTTTTGCatcgataatattattcatgttATCTGCGGCTTAGTAAATTTACAGCCaccaattttttctaataaaacaaaaactatcaagtag
- the LOC124217662 gene encoding uncharacterized protein isoform X2 produces MDCCCEKKKWSPKTHHVICNAHFIGKKKSDDPASPSYAPTLFPPVYHAKQVNERAVLSRYNRLMNRRKTLHKRNIGVNCDTGNQVNNDPNNVVNNSGREPMDISSAEVILKSDQECLVDFVSSAGIEQTKAFTCNRYIYMTNYCDAEVQTEIPEIATLKTIVNRKKMKDEEVQCGTSLTDRVDKSVGFNEAVVEQNRKQRSFCGFPSIKTDEDLLDIAGVNFQNFNFLLSKTENPSERSTITREQRLLIFLVKIKTGLTFSAIAIFFGLHRSTISKIFFSTLQYLNSSTANLVFWPSRAAVQKTMPECFKPQYSNTRVIIDCTEFKIDVPSSVDDRIYCYFHYKKGFTAKVLIGIIPSGFICFKSKVAGGRKGDSQLTIESNLVDSLEDGDVVLADKGFPEIRSIIDASGKRVLLIMPPFLEKKSEFLKEETDLTYNIARVRIHVERIMQRLKTYQILYKIPEHLFFCIDNIIHVICGLVNLQPPIFSNKTKTIK; encoded by the exons ATGGATTGCTgctgtgaaaagaaaaaa TGGAGTCCAAAAACTCATCATGTAATATGTAATGCTCATTTCATTGGCAAGAAAAAATCAGATGATCCTGCGAGTCCAAGCTACGCGCCAACTCTATTCCCTCCAGTTTATCATGCAAAGCAAGTAAATGAAAGAGCTGTTTTGAGCAG GTACAATCGACTCATGAACCGAAGAAAGACTCTTCACAAGCGTAACATCGGAGTGAATTGTGATACTGGAAATCAAGTTAATAACGACCCCAACAATGTTGTCAATAATAGTGGACGTGAACCTATGGATATAAGCAGTGccgaagtaattttaaaaagtgatCAAGAGTGTCTAGTAGATTTTGTAAGTTCTGCTGGTATCGAACAAACAAAAGCTTTCACTTGTAACAGATATATTTACATGACTAACTACTGCGATGCTGAAGTTCAAACTGAAATACCGGAAATTGCCACTCTCAAAACTATTgtgaataggaaaaaaatgaaagatgaaGAGGTACAATGCGGTACATCGTTAACAGATAGAGTAGATAAGTCGGTTGGTTTTAACGAGGCTGTAGTTGAACAAAATAGGAAACAGCGTAGTTTCTGTGGTTTTCCATCTATTAAGACCGATGAAGATTTATTAGATATTGCTGGAGTGAACTTCCagaactttaattttttattatctaaaACTGAAAACCCATCGGAAAGATCTACAATAACAAGAGAACAGaggcttttaatttttttagtgaaaataaaaactggaCTGACATTTTCAGCCATAGCAATTTTCTTTGGTTTACATCGGTCAACTATCTCCAAGatattcttttcaactttacaatatttgaattcgTCAACTGCAAATTTAGTGTTTTGGCCAAGTAGAGCTGCCGTACAGAAAACTATGCCGGAATGTTTTAAACCTCAGTACTCTAATACTCGGGTTATCATAGACTGCACTGAATTCAAGATAGATGTTCCGTCAAGTGTTGACGACCGTATTTACTGTTACTTTCATTATAAGAAAGGTTTTACAGCAAAAGTACTGATTGGAATCATACCATCTGGGTTCATCTGTTTCAAATCGAAAGTTGCTGGCGGTAGAAAAGGTGATTCCCAATTAACTATTGAATCGAATTTGGTAGATTCATTGGAAGATGGTGATGTGGTTTTAGCAGATAAAGGTTTTCCTGAAATCAGATCTATCATTGATGCAAGTGGTAAACGAGTATTACTTATTATGCCaccatttttggaaaaaaaatcagaatttctGAAAGAAGAAACAGATCTGACTTACAACATCGCAAGAGTTCGAATTCATGTAGAAAGAATTATGCAACGACTTAAAAcatatcaaattttgtataaaattccagAACATTTGTTCTTTTGCatcgataatattattcatgttATCTGCGGCTTAGTAAATTTACAGCCaccaattttttctaataaaacaaaaactatcaagtag
- the LOC124217662 gene encoding uncharacterized protein isoform X3, with protein sequence MDCCCEKKKKKSDDPASPSYAPTLFPPVYHAKQVNERAVLSRYNRLMNRRKTLHKRNIGVNCDTGNQVNNDPNNVVNNSGREPMDISSAEVILKSDQECLVDFVSSAGIEQTKAFTCNRYIYMTNYCDAEVQTEIPEIATLKTIVNRKKMKDEEVQCGTSLTDRVDKSVGFNEAVVEQNRKQRSFCGFPSIKTDEDLLDIAGVNFQNFNFLLSKTENPSERSTITREQRLLIFLVKIKTGLTFSAIAIFFGLHRSTISKIFFSTLQYLNSSTANLVFWPSRAAVQKTMPECFKPQYSNTRVIIDCTEFKIDVPSSVDDRIYCYFHYKKGFTAKVLIGIIPSGFICFKSKVAGGRKGDSQLTIESNLVDSLEDGDVVLADKGFPEIRSIIDASGKRVLLIMPPFLEKKSEFLKEETDLTYNIARVRIHVERIMQRLKTYQILYKIPEHLFFCIDNIIHVICGLVNLQPPIFSNKTKTIK encoded by the exons ATGGATTGCTgctgtgaaaagaaaaaa AAAAAATCAGATGATCCTGCGAGTCCAAGCTACGCGCCAACTCTATTCCCTCCAGTTTATCATGCAAAGCAAGTAAATGAAAGAGCTGTTTTGAGCAG GTACAATCGACTCATGAACCGAAGAAAGACTCTTCACAAGCGTAACATCGGAGTGAATTGTGATACTGGAAATCAAGTTAATAACGACCCCAACAATGTTGTCAATAATAGTGGACGTGAACCTATGGATATAAGCAGTGccgaagtaattttaaaaagtgatCAAGAGTGTCTAGTAGATTTTGTAAGTTCTGCTGGTATCGAACAAACAAAAGCTTTCACTTGTAACAGATATATTTACATGACTAACTACTGCGATGCTGAAGTTCAAACTGAAATACCGGAAATTGCCACTCTCAAAACTATTgtgaataggaaaaaaatgaaagatgaaGAGGTACAATGCGGTACATCGTTAACAGATAGAGTAGATAAGTCGGTTGGTTTTAACGAGGCTGTAGTTGAACAAAATAGGAAACAGCGTAGTTTCTGTGGTTTTCCATCTATTAAGACCGATGAAGATTTATTAGATATTGCTGGAGTGAACTTCCagaactttaattttttattatctaaaACTGAAAACCCATCGGAAAGATCTACAATAACAAGAGAACAGaggcttttaatttttttagtgaaaataaaaactggaCTGACATTTTCAGCCATAGCAATTTTCTTTGGTTTACATCGGTCAACTATCTCCAAGatattcttttcaactttacaatatttgaattcgTCAACTGCAAATTTAGTGTTTTGGCCAAGTAGAGCTGCCGTACAGAAAACTATGCCGGAATGTTTTAAACCTCAGTACTCTAATACTCGGGTTATCATAGACTGCACTGAATTCAAGATAGATGTTCCGTCAAGTGTTGACGACCGTATTTACTGTTACTTTCATTATAAGAAAGGTTTTACAGCAAAAGTACTGATTGGAATCATACCATCTGGGTTCATCTGTTTCAAATCGAAAGTTGCTGGCGGTAGAAAAGGTGATTCCCAATTAACTATTGAATCGAATTTGGTAGATTCATTGGAAGATGGTGATGTGGTTTTAGCAGATAAAGGTTTTCCTGAAATCAGATCTATCATTGATGCAAGTGGTAAACGAGTATTACTTATTATGCCaccatttttggaaaaaaaatcagaatttctGAAAGAAGAAACAGATCTGACTTACAACATCGCAAGAGTTCGAATTCATGTAGAAAGAATTATGCAACGACTTAAAAcatatcaaattttgtataaaattccagAACATTTGTTCTTTTGCatcgataatattattcatgttATCTGCGGCTTAGTAAATTTACAGCCaccaattttttctaataaaacaaaaactatcaagtag
- the LOC124217662 gene encoding uncharacterized protein isoform X4, translated as MLISLARKNQMILRVQATRQLYSLQFIMQSKYNRLMNRRKTLHKRNIGVNCDTGNQVNNDPNNVVNNSGREPMDISSAEVILKSDQECLVDFVSSAGIEQTKAFTCNRYIYMTNYCDAEVQTEIPEIATLKTIVNRKKMKDEEVQCGTSLTDRVDKSVGFNEAVVEQNRKQRSFCGFPSIKTDEDLLDIAGVNFQNFNFLLSKTENPSERSTITREQRLLIFLVKIKTGLTFSAIAIFFGLHRSTISKIFFSTLQYLNSSTANLVFWPSRAAVQKTMPECFKPQYSNTRVIIDCTEFKIDVPSSVDDRIYCYFHYKKGFTAKVLIGIIPSGFICFKSKVAGGRKGDSQLTIESNLVDSLEDGDVVLADKGFPEIRSIIDASGKRVLLIMPPFLEKKSEFLKEETDLTYNIARVRIHVERIMQRLKTYQILYKIPEHLFFCIDNIIHVICGLVNLQPPIFSNKTKTIK; from the exons ATGCTCATTTCATTGGCAAGAAAAAATCAGATGATCCTGCGAGTCCAAGCTACGCGCCAACTCTATTCCCTCCAGTTTATCATGCAAAGCAA GTACAATCGACTCATGAACCGAAGAAAGACTCTTCACAAGCGTAACATCGGAGTGAATTGTGATACTGGAAATCAAGTTAATAACGACCCCAACAATGTTGTCAATAATAGTGGACGTGAACCTATGGATATAAGCAGTGccgaagtaattttaaaaagtgatCAAGAGTGTCTAGTAGATTTTGTAAGTTCTGCTGGTATCGAACAAACAAAAGCTTTCACTTGTAACAGATATATTTACATGACTAACTACTGCGATGCTGAAGTTCAAACTGAAATACCGGAAATTGCCACTCTCAAAACTATTgtgaataggaaaaaaatgaaagatgaaGAGGTACAATGCGGTACATCGTTAACAGATAGAGTAGATAAGTCGGTTGGTTTTAACGAGGCTGTAGTTGAACAAAATAGGAAACAGCGTAGTTTCTGTGGTTTTCCATCTATTAAGACCGATGAAGATTTATTAGATATTGCTGGAGTGAACTTCCagaactttaattttttattatctaaaACTGAAAACCCATCGGAAAGATCTACAATAACAAGAGAACAGaggcttttaatttttttagtgaaaataaaaactggaCTGACATTTTCAGCCATAGCAATTTTCTTTGGTTTACATCGGTCAACTATCTCCAAGatattcttttcaactttacaatatttgaattcgTCAACTGCAAATTTAGTGTTTTGGCCAAGTAGAGCTGCCGTACAGAAAACTATGCCGGAATGTTTTAAACCTCAGTACTCTAATACTCGGGTTATCATAGACTGCACTGAATTCAAGATAGATGTTCCGTCAAGTGTTGACGACCGTATTTACTGTTACTTTCATTATAAGAAAGGTTTTACAGCAAAAGTACTGATTGGAATCATACCATCTGGGTTCATCTGTTTCAAATCGAAAGTTGCTGGCGGTAGAAAAGGTGATTCCCAATTAACTATTGAATCGAATTTGGTAGATTCATTGGAAGATGGTGATGTGGTTTTAGCAGATAAAGGTTTTCCTGAAATCAGATCTATCATTGATGCAAGTGGTAAACGAGTATTACTTATTATGCCaccatttttggaaaaaaaatcagaatttctGAAAGAAGAAACAGATCTGACTTACAACATCGCAAGAGTTCGAATTCATGTAGAAAGAATTATGCAACGACTTAAAAcatatcaaattttgtataaaattccagAACATTTGTTCTTTTGCatcgataatattattcatgttATCTGCGGCTTAGTAAATTTACAGCCaccaattttttctaataaaacaaaaactatcaagtag
- the RpL37a gene encoding large ribosomal subunit protein eL37 translates to MTKGTSSFGKRRNKTHTLCRRCGRSSYHIQKSQCAQCGYPQRKMRSYNWSIKAKRRKTTGTGRMRHLKIVRRKFKNGFREGVPKPKAVAAK, encoded by the exons ATG ACGAAGGGAACGTCCAGCTTTGGTAAAAGGCGTAACAAGACACACACTCTGTGCAGGAGATGTGGACGTAGCTCATACCACATCCAAAAGTCGCAATGCGCTCAGTGTGGATATCCTCAGAGAAAGATGCGGTCAT ataaCTGGTCGATCAAGGCGAAAAGGAGGAAGACGACTGGGACTGGCCGCATGCGTCACCTTAAGATCGTTCGACGCAAGTTCAA gAACGGCTTCAGGGAAGGTGTACCCAAGCCCAAGGCTGTTGCTGCGAAGTAA
- the LOC124217688 gene encoding mpv17-like protein 2 — translation MGILGKLFGKYLLVTNTVSCGLMMGFGDLFQQGHEHWKQCSRNESVSLQSGKLLKLDSETKIDNEINSITLPNIDDNDKKYVHDYIRTKNMIIVGSIQGPFHHYFYAILERTIPKKDAVSLVKKILADQFIASPACLAIFFCGLGALEHNEIGSIQNEVALKFLDTWKIDWCFWPPVQFINFLLVPIQYRVIYTNLMTMIYDTFLSYIRYDAEYD, via the exons ATGGGTATACTTGGAAAGTTGTTTG GAAAGTACCTGTTAGTGACAAATACTGTGAGTTGCGGCTTAATGATGGGATTCGGTGATCTTTTCCAGCAGGGACATGAGCATTGGAAACAATGCAGCAGAAACGAGAGTGTTTCCTTGCAGAGCGGAAAATTGTTAAAGCTCGATTCAGAAACTAAAATAGATAATGAAATAAACTCAATAACTCTACCTAATATTGacgataatgataaaaaatatgtccACGATTATatacgaacaaaaaatatgattatAGTCGGCAGTATACAGGGTCCATTTCATCACTACTTTTATGCAATATTAGAACGAACGATTCCCAAAAAAGATGCAGTTTCCTTAGTCAAGAAAATACTCGCAGACCAATTCATCGCCAGTCCTGCATGtctcgcaatttttttctgtggTCTTGGAGCTCTGGAACATAATGAAATAGGAAGTATCCAAAATGAAGTTGCGCTTAAGTTTTTGGATACCTGGAAG ATCGACTGGTGCTTCTGGCCTCctgtacaatttattaatttcctACTGGTTCCTATACAGTATCGTGTGATCTATACAAATCTAATGACTATGATCTACGATACATTTTTATCGTACATAAGATAC GATGCAGAATATGACTGA
- the aux gene encoding cyclin-G-associated kinase — translation MSDYFRSALGYLNGGTNSDEYVGQTIEINNVKLRVTRLLAEGGWAMVYAVEDVATGKEYALKKLIAVDDEANRIIIQEIDTLKKLSGHQNIIQYLCAQRVQREDQKSCEYLLVTELCNGGTTADLLRNVPANTLTLPQICRIAYQATRAIHHMHAQPEPIIHRDIKLENFLIGANGLIKLCDFGSVTTQQILPDVSWSAQRRSMLEEQMAKFTTPMYRAPEIMDTWNNEPIGPPVDCWALGCVLYALVTLRHPFPDSNKLAIVNARYPPLPPNPRLACFHDLIKGCLQSSPVQRMTTATLLERLAAIAESNSFDPRESANIEPLTAAKPSPPPRPMPLPVVPPPRPSPPPAVPPSRPPPAQPLPSRSAAAPPSGLFSSLRGGAGSILRNLKDTSNKVMQTVQQSMARTELDASYLTSRILIMPYPADGIESAYRSNHVEDVRAFLQARHPPPAKIQLYNLSRGRPNSARLPGKHIDCSFVFAAPESNTPLLSALYQLCQDIYRYLDADFNHVVVIYCTDGYRASATVACALLLYSGALATCEEAIALFTTRRCQAPLMQPSELRSLYYMKSLAQGICPHTKPISLRSLLLQPVPLFTRARDGCRPYVEIYSGGTLVFSTRRPDYEDMKLFGVMEGKVVLVLGDAMVKGDVTVAVFHARQQLGRIMGIKIASIQFHTGYISSEESVMIFEKPDLDDVPDLGGRFKVTLNISVIDGPVKSIAAPAPWDEDSSSKPIPDPLFGSTLEMEETLENFRTNVPAAEISQQIPAAQLSVENPNESECYEALPQEEVQTEEPKFFEADLLNLGMPDTSVPAPPAPASAPTIVNPDLNIFSSDGKGTGDLLGGFADFSQAEIINTEALTNSSTGSNLLFEQNQQGKSSTSDLLFDPLQGSGNADLLGGWVGSGATSPSIEENFPRNASTPNFAAQTKDPFANLAGSLGAGLNSSWSGTPRDSSTPQSASPAAGSTPVHSSPRIQKPPPPSDSGGNDTGVFSTKPAKAAGDAFGDLLGSQGYNFFSTRRSEKESPKTINEMRKVEAAKTMDPDRLKIAEWTEGKKGNLRALLCSLHTVLWPEAERWQRCEMHQLVTAADVKKSYRRACLAVHPDKQAGTANENIAKLIFMELNNAWSTFENDAAQQNLFS, via the exons ATGTCAGATTATTTCAGATCTGCCCTTGGCTATTTAAACGGAGGAACAAATTCCGACGAATACGTTGGCCAGACAATTGAAATCAACAATGTAAAGCTACGGGTGACGCGACTGCTTGCCGAGG GTGGATGGGCAATGGTCTATGCTGTAGAGGATGTGGCAACGGGAAAAGAATATGCTCTAAAG AAACTCATCGCTGTTGATGATGAGGCTAATCGCATAATCATTCAAGAAATAGATAccctgaaaaaattatcaggccatcaaaatattatacaatactTATGCGCTCAGCGAGTTCAGCGAGAGGATCAAAAAAGCTGTGAATACTTATTGGTAACAGAATTATGCAACGGAGGAACGACAGCCGATCTTCTGCGAAATGTTCCTGCGAATACTCTGACTCTGCCTCAAATATGTCGTATAGCTTACCAAGCGACAAGAGCCATTCACCACATGCATGCTCAACCAGAGCCGATTATACATAGAGACATAAaactagaaaattttttaattggaGCTaatggcctgataaaattaTGTGACTTTGGAAGCGTTACTACTCAGCAAATATTACCCGACGTCTCTTGGAGCGCGCAGAGACGTTCTATGCTTGAAGAGCAAATGGCAAAGTTTACAACGCCAATGTATAGAGCTCCTGAGATTATGGATACATGGAATAATGAGCCCATAGGTCCCCCAGTCGACTGTTGGGCCCTTGGATGTGTACTTTATGCTCTTGTTACTCTGCGACATCCATTTCCAGATAGTAACAAACTGGCTATAGTGAATGCAAGGTATCCTCCGCTTCCGCCCAACCCACGTCTGGCCTGTTTTCATGATCTCATAAAAGGGTGCCTGCAGTCTTCACCTGTTCAACGAATGACAACTGCTACATTGCTGGAACGTCTTGCTGCTATTGCCGAGTCCAATTCTTTTGACCCGCGGGAATCAGCCAACATTGAGCCCCTTACTGCAGCCAAACCTTCGCCACCTCCGAGACCCATGCCCCTGCCAGTCGTTCCTCCACCTAGGCCCTCTCCACCTCCAGCAGTCCCTCCGTCGAGACCTCCTCCAGCTCAACCTTTGCCTTCCAGGTCAGCAGCTGCCCCACCTTCTGGTTTGTTTAGCTCATTACGAGGAGGAGCAGGAAGTATTCTTCGAAATTTAAAGGATACTTCAAATAAGGTGATGCAAACGGTTCAGCAGAGTATGGCAAGGACCGAGCTAGATGCGAGCTACTTGACGTCTCGCATATTGATCATGCCATACCCGGCAGATGGAATTGAATCTGCATATCGATCTAACCACGTCGAAGATGTTAGAGCTTTTCTTCAAGCTAGACATCCACCCCCGGCTAAAATACAATTGTACAACTTATCCAGGGGACGACCAAACTCAGCTAGACTACCAGGGAAGCACATCGATTGCTCTTTTGTCTTTGCTGCTCCCGAATCAAACACTCCGCTTCTATCAGCTCTCTACCAACTATGCCAAGACATATATCGATATTTAGATGCTGATTTTAATCACGTTGTCGTTATATATTGCACA GATGGCTATCGTGCAAGTGCTACAGTTGCATGTGCTCTGCTTCTCTATTCCGGAGCATTGGCAACATGCGAAGAAGCTATAGCATTATTTACGACTCGTCGTTGTCAGGCTCCATTGATGCAACCATCAGAACTTCGAAGTCTATACTACATGAAATCACTCGCTCAAGGAATCTGTCCACATACCAAACCAATTTCACTACGATCTCTCCTGCTGCAGCCAGTGCCTCTTTTTACTCGGGCACGAGATGGTTGCCGCCCTTATGTAGAAATTTACAGTGGAGGGACATTGGTATTTTCGACCCGACGACCTGATTATGAGgatatgaaattatttggTGTCATGGAAGGAAAAGTAGTTCTAGTATTGGGAGATGCAATGGTGAAAGGAGATGTCACTGTCGCCGTTTTTCACGCTCGACAACAGTTGGGACGAATTATGGGTATCAAAATTGCATCCATTCAATTTCATACGGGATACATATCATCGGAAGAAAGTGtcatgattttcgaaaaaccgGACCTTGATGACGTCCCGGATCTCGGGGGAAGATTCAAAGTCACCCTGAACATAAGCGTAATCGATGGTCCTGTAAAATCTATTGCTGCTCCTGCTCCGTGGGATGAAGATTCATCTTCAAAACCTATCCCTGACCCGCTGTTTGGTTCCACTCTTGAAATGGAAGAAACTCTCGAAAATTTCCGAACAAATGTACCCGCGGCGGAAATCTCTCAACAAATCCCTGCAGCTCAATTATCAGTTGAGAATCCTAATGAGAGTGAGTGCTACGAGGCTCTACCTCAAGAGGAAGTTCAAACCGAAGAACCTAAATTCTTTGAAgcagatttattaaatttaggCATGCCAGATACTAGTGTACCTGCACCGCCGGCACCAGCGTCTGCTCCTACTATAGTGAATCCCGATTTGAACATATTTTCCAGCGACGGTAAAGGAACTGGCGATTTACTCGGAGGCTTTGCTGACTTCAGCCAAGcggaaataataaatactgAGGCTCTTACCAATTCTTCTACAGGAAGTAATTTACTGTTTGAACAAAATCAGCAGGGTAAATCATCTACAAGTGATCTACTATTCGATCCACTCCAAGGTAGTGGAAATGCTGATCTTTTAGGTGGATGGGTTGGCTCAGGAGCAACTAGTCCAagtattgaagaaaattttccacgGAATGCGAGTACACCAAATTTTGCAGCGCAGACCAAAGATCCGTTTGCCAATTTAGCTGGATCATTAGGTGCAGGATTAAACTCCAGCTGGAGTGGCACACCGCGAGATTCAAGCACACCACAATCAGCAAGTCCAGCTGCAGGTAGCACGCCCGTACATTCTAGCCCTCGAATTCAAAAGCCCCCACCGCCGAGTGATTCAGGAGGAAATGATACTGGTGTATTCAGCACTAAGCCTGCAAAAGCTGCTGGAGATGCTTTTGGAGATTTGTTGGGTAGTCAGGGGTATAATTTCTTCAGCACGAGACGTTCAGAGAAGGAAAGTCCGAAGACAATAAATGAAATGCGTAAAGTTGAAGCTGCAAAGACGATGGATCCTGATAGACTAAAAATTGCTGAATGGACAGAAGGCAAGAAAGGAAATCTAAGAGCCCTTCTCTGCTCTTTGCATACTGTTCTATGGCCAGAAGCAGAGAGATGGCAGCGTTGTGAAATGCATCAGCTTGTTACTGCTGCAGATGTTAAGAAATCATATCGCCGAGCTTGTCTTGCAGTGCATCCTGATAAG CAAGCTGGAACAGCGAATGAGAATATAGCAAAGCTGATCTTCATGGAGTTGAATAACGCTTGGAGTACGTTTGAAAATGACGCTGCGCAACAAAATCTGTTTAGTTAA